One genomic window of Microbacterium testaceum StLB037 includes the following:
- a CDS encoding P pilus assembly protein, pilin FimA, with product MTDDDNPTLPLPRTEPQPEPARRRWTRPALIAGAVVVAVGLAGGSAAIAAQSGGPIALAGASTTSAPSADGGSGPGTVPMPGATPTDAPTPGAEAPTPGTEATPPAAPGEAAGPGACEPGGKGPGGPGAAGPGAGGPGGATPPAEGTAPTPPAAGQAPTPPTDGTAPTPPAPPSDGQAPTPPPTPGS from the coding sequence ATGACCGACGACGACAACCCCACCCTGCCCCTGCCGCGGACGGAACCGCAGCCCGAACCGGCCCGCCGCCGGTGGACGCGTCCCGCGCTCATCGCCGGAGCCGTGGTCGTGGCTGTCGGCCTCGCGGGCGGCTCCGCCGCCATCGCTGCGCAGTCCGGAGGCCCGATCGCCCTCGCCGGCGCGTCGACGACCTCCGCCCCGAGCGCCGACGGTGGCAGCGGACCGGGCACCGTCCCGATGCCGGGCGCCACCCCGACCGACGCCCCGACACCCGGCGCGGAGGCGCCGACGCCCGGAACCGAGGCCACGCCTCCCGCTGCGCCGGGTGAAGCCGCGGGCCCGGGCGCGTGCGAGCCGGGTGGAAAGGGTCCCGGGGGACCGGGGGCGGCGGGGCCGGGTGCCGGCGGACCGGGAGGCGCCACGCCTCCCGCCGAGGGCACGGCACCGACACCGCCCGCCGCCGGACAGGCGCCGACCCCGCCCACGGACGGCACCGCGCCGACTCCGCCCGCCCCGCCCTCCGACGGACAGGCGCCGACCCCGCCGCCCACCCCGGGCAGCTGA
- a CDS encoding hemagglutinin: MTTRRPPARRPLPRRRVPRRRPRRRVTAAMLRRRRITVGALVALGILTIVGLLVAAVVPLLGLASAWNTEVRKERIDLSSFDPGHLIDDADFYDGNAMTADEIQRFLDDQVGQCRTDTCLNVLRTTLPARDRIVSDATGETVCEAYEGGELTAAEIIDRVQRACGISAKVLLVTLQKEQSLVSGRTARDPDDAALGAAMGARCPDTAPCDAGLAGFAAQIAQGATDLKSYSASDFMRQPGTHWIAYSPNPDCGGTDLTIANEATAALYNYTPYQPNPAALEAAWGTGDSCSSYGNRNFALYWALWFG; the protein is encoded by the coding sequence ATGACCACACGGCGACCTCCGGCCCGCCGTCCCCTCCCTCGGCGTCGCGTCCCGCGGCGCCGCCCGCGCCGTCGGGTCACCGCCGCGATGCTTCGACGACGCCGCATCACCGTCGGCGCACTGGTCGCGCTGGGGATCCTGACGATCGTCGGTCTCCTCGTCGCGGCCGTCGTCCCCCTCCTCGGCCTGGCGTCGGCCTGGAACACCGAGGTGCGCAAAGAGCGCATAGACCTCTCCTCGTTCGACCCGGGGCATCTCATCGACGACGCGGACTTCTACGACGGCAATGCGATGACGGCGGACGAGATCCAGCGCTTCCTCGACGACCAGGTGGGGCAGTGCCGCACCGACACCTGTCTCAACGTGCTGCGCACGACCCTGCCCGCCCGCGACCGGATCGTCTCGGATGCCACCGGCGAAACCGTGTGCGAGGCGTACGAGGGCGGCGAGCTCACCGCCGCCGAGATCATTGATCGCGTGCAGCGCGCCTGCGGGATCTCGGCGAAAGTGCTGCTGGTCACCCTCCAGAAGGAGCAGAGCCTCGTCTCCGGGCGCACCGCCCGCGACCCCGACGACGCCGCCCTCGGCGCCGCCATGGGAGCGCGCTGCCCGGACACCGCCCCGTGCGACGCCGGTCTCGCCGGGTTCGCCGCGCAGATCGCCCAGGGAGCCACCGACCTGAAGTCGTACAGCGCGTCCGACTTCATGCGTCAACCCGGCACTCACTGGATCGCCTACTCGCCGAACCCCGACTGCGGCGGCACCGACCTGACCATCGCGAACGAGGCCACCGCGGCCCTCTACAACTACACGCCCTACCAGCCCAATCCCGCTGCGCTGGAAGCAGCGTGGGGCACGGGCGACTCCTGCTCGTCCTACGGAAACCGCAACTTCGCGCTGTATTGGGCGCTCTGGTTCGGCTGA
- a CDS encoding DUF3145 domain-containing protein, giving the protein MATTSSRGVILIHSAPRALCPHLEWAVGRALGRAVNFDWTDQPVLTGSRRAEFYWEGPVGSGAALASAIRGWEHLRFEVSEDPTPRSDGGRWMHTPGLGIHYAQTDAAGNVVIGEDRVRYAMEVAAGDAFELRRELDVALGSAWDEELEPFRHAGDDQQIVWLHKVG; this is encoded by the coding sequence ATGGCGACCACGTCTTCGCGCGGAGTGATCCTGATCCACTCCGCGCCCCGCGCGTTGTGCCCCCACCTGGAGTGGGCGGTGGGACGCGCTCTCGGCCGTGCCGTGAACTTCGACTGGACAGACCAGCCGGTCCTCACGGGGAGTCGGCGTGCCGAGTTCTACTGGGAGGGCCCCGTCGGTTCCGGCGCGGCCCTGGCCAGCGCGATCCGCGGCTGGGAGCACCTCCGCTTCGAGGTGAGCGAAGATCCCACCCCGCGCAGCGATGGAGGCCGCTGGATGCACACGCCGGGTCTCGGCATCCACTATGCGCAGACCGACGCCGCCGGGAACGTCGTCATCGGCGAAGACCGCGTCCGTTACGCCATGGAGGTCGCGGCGGGGGATGCCTTCGAGCTGCGCCGCGAGCTGGATGTCGCTCTCGGCTCGGCCTGGGATGAAGAACTCGAACCGTTCCGTCACGCCGGCGACGACCAGCAGATCGTCTGGCTCCACAAGGTCGGCTGA
- a CDS encoding beta-ketoacyl-[acyl-carrier-protein] synthase family protein — protein MSTPRIVVTGIGATSPIGGTAPESWSALLAGTSGARTLEHEWVEKYQLPVTFAAEALVRPETVLERPVAKRLDPSSQLAMVAAKEAWEDAGAPDIDPDRLGVDFATGIGGVWTLLDAWDVLREKGPRRVMPMTVPMLMPNAAAGNLSLHFNARAFARTVASACASSTESIVNAVQHIRDGLADVVIAGGTESAIHPITIASFASMQALSKRNDSPETASRPASIDRDGFVMGEGAGVLILETEEHAKARGAKIYASIVGGGVTADSYHITANDPEGLGAARAVHMALEMAGASVDDVTHINAHATSTPVGDPNEYKALRAVFGDRVDEIPVSATKASTGHLLGGTGALEAIFTVLALQDRVAPPTINLTEQDPEVPFALSGSPVELGAGDQLAISNSFGFGGHNAVVAIASV, from the coding sequence ATGAGCACACCCCGCATCGTCGTCACCGGCATCGGCGCCACCTCGCCCATCGGCGGGACGGCCCCTGAGAGCTGGTCCGCCCTGCTGGCCGGCACCTCCGGCGCGCGCACCCTCGAGCATGAATGGGTCGAGAAGTACCAGCTTCCCGTCACCTTTGCCGCCGAGGCGCTCGTGCGGCCCGAGACCGTCCTCGAGCGTCCGGTCGCCAAGCGCCTCGACCCCTCGTCGCAGCTCGCGATGGTCGCGGCGAAGGAAGCGTGGGAGGACGCGGGCGCGCCCGACATCGACCCCGACCGGCTCGGGGTCGACTTCGCGACCGGGATCGGCGGCGTCTGGACGCTCCTCGACGCGTGGGATGTCCTTCGCGAGAAGGGCCCGCGTCGGGTCATGCCGATGACGGTGCCGATGCTCATGCCGAACGCGGCGGCCGGCAACCTCTCCCTCCACTTCAACGCGCGAGCGTTCGCCCGCACCGTGGCCTCGGCCTGTGCGTCGAGCACCGAGTCGATCGTCAACGCGGTGCAGCACATCCGTGACGGCCTGGCCGACGTCGTGATCGCCGGTGGCACCGAGTCGGCGATCCACCCGATCACCATCGCGTCGTTCGCGTCGATGCAGGCGCTCTCGAAGCGCAACGACTCCCCCGAGACCGCCTCGCGCCCGGCGAGCATCGACCGTGACGGCTTCGTCATGGGCGAGGGCGCCGGCGTGCTGATCCTCGAGACGGAGGAGCACGCGAAGGCGCGCGGTGCGAAGATCTACGCGTCGATCGTCGGAGGCGGCGTCACGGCGGACTCGTACCACATCACGGCCAACGATCCCGAGGGCCTCGGCGCCGCGCGCGCCGTCCACATGGCGCTCGAGATGGCCGGTGCGTCGGTCGACGACGTCACCCACATCAACGCCCACGCGACGTCGACTCCGGTCGGCGATCCGAACGAGTACAAGGCGCTACGCGCCGTGTTCGGGGATCGCGTCGACGAGATCCCCGTCTCGGCGACCAAGGCATCCACCGGCCACCTGCTCGGTGGCACGGGCGCGCTCGAGGCGATCTTCACCGTCCTCGCGCTTCAGGACCGCGTTGCGCCCCCGACGATCAACCTCACCGAGCAGGACCCCGAGGTCCCGTTCGCTCTCTCCGGTTCGCCGGTGGAGCTCGGGGCGGGCGACCAGCTCGCCATCAGCAACTCGTTCGGCTTCGGCGGCCACAACGCCGTCGTCGCGATCGCCTCGGTCTGA
- a CDS encoding acyl carrier protein — MAFTNDEVLAGLAELITDETGISADEVALEKSFTDDLDIDSISMMTIVVNAEEKFGVTIPDDEVKNLKTVGDAVTFITSNQA, encoded by the coding sequence ATGGCATTCACCAACGACGAGGTCCTCGCAGGTCTGGCCGAGCTCATCACCGATGAGACCGGCATCTCGGCCGACGAGGTCGCCCTCGAGAAGTCGTTCACCGACGACCTCGACATCGACTCCATCTCGATGATGACGATCGTCGTCAACGCCGAGGAGAAGTTCGGCGTCACCATCCCCGACGACGAGGTCAAGAACCTCAAGACCGTCGGCGACGCCGTCACCTTCATCACCTCGAACCAGGCCTGA
- a CDS encoding beta-ketoacyl-ACP synthase III has translation MSTPTLRQLQGPAHTRIYAYGAARGENFVPNDDLVGPIDSSDEWIRQRTGIVTRVRANKETDAIDLASEAAREAVEKSGVNPADIDAVIVATISNPKQTPSASAIVADRIGANPAAAYDVNAACAGFAYGVGQADALIRGGLAKHVVVVGAEKLSDVVDPTDRSISFLLGDGAGAVVIGPSDTPGIGPTIWGSDGSKADAVGMNATLTEFRDGAAPWPTLRQEGPTVFRWAVWEMVKVARQAIEAAGIEPSDLAAFVPHQANMRIIDEFAKQLGLPETVVIGRDIETTGNTSAASIPLATHRLLEEHPELSGGLALQIGFGAGLVFGAQVVVLP, from the coding sequence ATGAGCACCCCCACTCTCCGTCAGCTGCAGGGCCCGGCACACACGCGCATCTACGCGTACGGTGCCGCGCGCGGCGAGAACTTCGTCCCGAACGACGACCTCGTGGGGCCGATCGACTCGAGCGACGAATGGATCCGTCAGCGCACCGGCATCGTCACGCGCGTCCGCGCGAACAAAGAGACGGATGCCATCGACCTCGCCTCGGAGGCCGCGCGAGAGGCCGTCGAGAAGTCGGGCGTGAACCCCGCCGACATCGACGCCGTGATCGTGGCGACCATCAGCAACCCCAAGCAGACACCGTCGGCCTCCGCGATCGTCGCCGACCGGATCGGCGCGAACCCCGCCGCGGCGTACGACGTGAACGCGGCGTGCGCCGGCTTCGCGTACGGCGTGGGTCAGGCCGACGCCCTCATCCGCGGTGGTCTCGCGAAGCACGTGGTCGTCGTCGGGGCCGAGAAGCTCAGCGACGTCGTCGACCCGACCGACCGCAGTATCTCCTTCCTTCTCGGCGACGGTGCCGGAGCGGTGGTCATCGGCCCCAGTGACACGCCGGGTATCGGCCCCACCATCTGGGGGTCCGATGGATCGAAGGCGGATGCCGTGGGCATGAACGCCACCCTGACGGAGTTCCGCGACGGGGCCGCCCCGTGGCCGACTCTCCGCCAGGAGGGCCCCACGGTGTTCCGCTGGGCCGTGTGGGAGATGGTGAAGGTCGCACGCCAGGCGATCGAGGCCGCGGGCATCGAGCCGAGCGATCTCGCCGCGTTCGTCCCCCACCAGGCGAACATGCGCATCATCGACGAGTTCGCCAAGCAGCTCGGGCTGCCGGAGACGGTGGTCATCGGTCGCGACATCGAGACCACGGGCAACACCTCGGCGGCATCCATCCCCCTCGCCACCCACCGACTGCTCGAGGAGCACCCCGAGCTCAGCGGCGGACTCGCGTTGCAGATCGGCTTCGGTGCCGGTCTGGTCTTCGGCGCGCAGGTCGTCGTCCTCCCCTGA
- a CDS encoding ACP S-malonyltransferase, producing the protein MIIAVFPGQGSQTPGFLTPWLELDGARERLAAYSEQAGVDLVAAGTEWDADRIRDTSVAQPLIVAASLLSWAALTERSGSAVAGVAGHSVGEIAALAASGVLSDGDALRLVGLRGRAMAEAAAVTETGMSAVVGGDETAVLERLEALGLTPANYNGGGQIVAAGELPALAELAAEAPRGARVIPLQVAGAFHTRFMEPAVEVLRAAAADVEVSDPGVTLWTNSDGSVVADGRRALDLVVAQVASPVRWDRCMASFAERGVTGIIELSPAGALTGLAKRALRGTPTVAVKTPDDLDAAVSLLKEDIQA; encoded by the coding sequence GTGATCATCGCCGTCTTCCCCGGGCAGGGGTCGCAAACCCCTGGGTTCCTCACGCCGTGGCTCGAGCTCGACGGGGCGCGCGAGCGCCTCGCCGCGTACTCCGAGCAGGCCGGTGTCGACCTCGTCGCCGCCGGCACCGAGTGGGATGCCGACCGCATCCGCGACACGAGCGTCGCCCAGCCCCTCATCGTCGCCGCGAGCCTGCTGTCGTGGGCTGCGCTGACGGAGCGCTCCGGCAGCGCCGTCGCCGGGGTTGCGGGGCACTCCGTGGGCGAGATCGCCGCGCTTGCGGCATCCGGAGTCCTGTCCGACGGCGACGCACTGCGTCTGGTCGGTCTACGAGGCCGCGCGATGGCCGAGGCCGCGGCCGTCACCGAGACCGGTATGAGCGCCGTCGTCGGGGGCGACGAGACGGCCGTGCTCGAACGGCTCGAGGCGCTCGGACTCACCCCGGCCAACTACAACGGGGGCGGCCAGATCGTGGCGGCGGGCGAGCTTCCGGCCCTCGCAGAGCTCGCGGCTGAAGCGCCGCGCGGGGCACGAGTGATCCCGCTGCAGGTCGCCGGCGCCTTCCACACGCGCTTCATGGAACCCGCCGTCGAGGTCCTGCGCGCGGCGGCGGCCGACGTCGAGGTCTCCGACCCCGGCGTGACGCTCTGGACCAACTCCGACGGTTCCGTCGTCGCCGACGGCCGCCGCGCCCTCGACCTCGTCGTCGCCCAGGTCGCGTCGCCCGTGCGCTGGGACCGCTGCATGGCTTCCTTCGCCGAGCGGGGCGTGACCGGCATCATCGAACTCTCGCCCGCGGGAGCGCTGACGGGACTCGCGAAGCGCGCCCTGCGCGGCACACCCACCGTGGCGGTCAAGACCCCCGACGACCTCGATGCGGCCGTCTCGCTTCTGAAAGAAGACATCCAGGCATGA
- a CDS encoding helix-turn-helix domain-containing protein: protein MSRDSHTSATAGKDRAARDKEETLVWLRRISGDLATATIQRLEETLPWYAGMPPARRSAVGLVAQAGITSFTQWVEDPAQTPAIASDIFAAAPRELLRSVSLTQTLQLVRVTVEVMEERVAGRSKSVREAMLLYSREVAFAAADVYARAAEARGLWDARLEALVVDSILTGEADEELPSRIAALGWHGHGEVAVLVGTTPPQFDVDQVRRTARKLGVDVLIGVQGSRLVLVLGRAELPARGGDDTTELPFTEIAKRLEPGFGSGHLVLGPPVAALVDAGQSARAALAGFAVARAWRHAPRPVEADDLLPERALAGDAVAKQTLVDRVYRPLQAHSTDLVATLWSYLDNGRSLEATARELYVHPNTVRYRLKRVSEVIGWDATGPREALILQTALILGSIGTDATRRRGAAGRRSSLPR from the coding sequence ATTTCGCGGGACTCGCACACGTCGGCGACGGCGGGCAAGGACCGGGCGGCTCGCGACAAGGAAGAGACCCTCGTCTGGCTGCGCCGCATCTCGGGCGACCTCGCGACAGCCACCATCCAGCGTCTCGAGGAGACCCTCCCCTGGTACGCCGGGATGCCGCCGGCCCGGCGATCGGCCGTCGGCCTCGTCGCCCAAGCCGGCATCACGTCGTTCACGCAGTGGGTCGAGGACCCCGCGCAGACACCCGCGATCGCGTCCGACATCTTCGCGGCGGCCCCCCGCGAGCTCCTGCGCAGCGTGAGCCTGACGCAGACGCTGCAGCTCGTCCGCGTCACCGTCGAGGTGATGGAGGAGCGCGTCGCGGGCCGAAGCAAGAGCGTGCGCGAAGCGATGCTCCTCTACTCGCGCGAGGTGGCCTTCGCGGCCGCAGACGTCTACGCGCGAGCGGCGGAAGCGCGCGGGCTCTGGGACGCGCGTCTCGAAGCGCTCGTCGTCGACTCGATCCTCACGGGCGAGGCCGACGAAGAGCTGCCCAGTCGCATCGCCGCCCTCGGATGGCACGGCCACGGCGAGGTCGCCGTTCTGGTGGGCACGACTCCCCCGCAGTTCGATGTCGACCAGGTGCGCCGCACCGCGCGCAAGCTCGGCGTCGACGTCCTCATCGGTGTCCAGGGGTCGCGTCTCGTCCTCGTCCTCGGTCGCGCCGAGCTCCCCGCTCGCGGGGGTGACGACACGACCGAGCTCCCCTTCACCGAGATCGCCAAGCGTCTCGAACCCGGCTTCGGCTCGGGACACCTCGTGCTCGGCCCCCCGGTCGCCGCTCTCGTCGACGCCGGGCAGAGTGCACGCGCGGCGCTGGCGGGCTTCGCCGTCGCCCGCGCGTGGCGCCACGCCCCGCGTCCGGTCGAGGCGGACGACCTCCTCCCCGAGCGCGCCCTCGCGGGCGATGCGGTGGCCAAGCAGACGCTGGTGGACCGCGTTTACCGTCCGCTCCAGGCGCACAGCACCGATCTCGTCGCCACGCTCTGGAGCTACCTCGACAACGGTCGCTCGCTCGAGGCCACCGCCCGCGAGCTGTACGTGCACCCGAACACGGTGCGCTATCGCCTGAAGCGCGTGTCCGAGGTCATCGGGTGGGATGCCACCGGCCCCCGCGAAGCGCTCATCCTCCAGACCGCGCTGATCCTCGGATCGATCGGAACGGATGCCACGCGACGGCGTGGAGCCGCCGGTCGGCGCTCCTCTCTGCCTCGTTGA
- the aceE gene encoding pyruvate dehydrogenase (acetyl-transferring), homodimeric type: MTVHDQDPYSQGPQDSDPEETGEWQESLRQLVQAKGPARAREIMLSLLKGSKELHLNVPMVPTTDYINTISQKNEPEFPGDEELERRYRKWIRWNAAVTVHRAQRPGIGVGGHISTYASSAALYEVGFNHFFRGLDDPSGGDQIFIQGHASPGAYARAYLEGRLTEAQLDGFRQEKSQAPNGIPSYPHPRLMPEFWQFPTVSMGLGPINAIYQAMSNKYLSNRGIKDVGDSHVWAYLGDGEMDEVESRGQLQVAANEGLDNLTFIVNCNLQRLDGPVRGNGKIIQELESFFRGAGWNVIKVVWGREWDDLLARDTEGALLNLMNTTPDGDYQTYKAENGAYVRENFFGRDPRALELVKDYTDEQIWGLKRGGHDYRKVFAAFKAAKEHKGQPTVILAKTIKGYGLGPHFEGRNATHQMKKLTLDDLKAFRDAMDIPVTDAQLDENPYQPPYYNPGEQDETIKYMLERRRSLGGFLPERRTTHVGLELPGDAAYALPKKGSGTQEIATTMAFVRLLKDLLRVKDFGHRIVPIIPDEARTFGMDAYFPTAKIYNPKGQHYTSVDRELLLAYKESPQGQIIHVGINEAGALAAFTAAGTSYATHGEPLIPVYVFYSMFGFQRTGDAQWAAGDQMARGFIIGATAGRTTLTGEGLQHADGHSQLLASTNPATVSYDPAYGYEISHIVRSGIERMYGGNHPDPNVMYYMTVYNEPYVQPAEPENVDVDGIVRGIHHISSGEGDGPRTQLLASGVGVPWAFEAQRLLKDDWGVVADVWSVTSWSELRRDGLAADEHNFLHPEAEPRVAYLTDKLKEAQGPVVAVSDWMHAVQDQIRQWVPQNYWTLGADGFGFSDTRAAARRFFKIDGPSLAVRALQALAEEGKVDRAVVGQAIEKYRLHDVNAGTSGNAGGEA, translated from the coding sequence GTGACTGTTCACGACCAGGATCCGTATTCGCAAGGGCCGCAGGACAGCGACCCCGAAGAGACCGGGGAGTGGCAGGAATCCCTGCGACAGCTCGTCCAGGCCAAGGGGCCGGCCCGCGCTCGCGAGATCATGCTGAGCCTTCTCAAGGGCTCGAAGGAACTGCACCTCAACGTGCCGATGGTTCCCACCACCGACTACATCAACACCATCTCGCAGAAGAACGAGCCCGAGTTCCCCGGTGACGAGGAACTCGAGCGCCGGTACCGCAAGTGGATCCGCTGGAACGCCGCGGTCACCGTGCACCGTGCGCAGCGCCCCGGCATCGGCGTCGGCGGCCACATCTCCACCTACGCCTCGTCGGCTGCGCTGTACGAGGTCGGCTTCAACCACTTCTTCCGCGGTCTCGACGACCCCTCGGGCGGCGACCAGATCTTCATCCAGGGCCACGCCTCCCCCGGCGCCTACGCACGCGCGTACCTCGAGGGTCGCCTCACCGAGGCGCAGCTCGACGGCTTCCGCCAGGAGAAGTCGCAGGCGCCCAACGGTATCCCCTCCTACCCCCACCCCCGTCTCATGCCGGAGTTCTGGCAGTTCCCGACGGTGTCGATGGGTCTCGGTCCGATCAACGCGATCTACCAGGCGATGTCGAACAAGTACCTGTCGAACCGCGGCATCAAGGACGTCGGCGACTCCCACGTCTGGGCCTACCTCGGCGACGGCGAGATGGACGAGGTCGAGAGCCGCGGACAGCTGCAGGTCGCGGCGAACGAGGGCCTCGACAACCTGACGTTCATCGTCAACTGCAACCTCCAGCGTCTCGACGGCCCCGTACGCGGCAACGGCAAGATCATCCAGGAGCTCGAGAGCTTCTTCCGCGGTGCCGGCTGGAACGTCATCAAGGTCGTGTGGGGCCGTGAGTGGGACGACCTGCTCGCCCGCGACACCGAGGGTGCGCTGCTCAACCTCATGAACACCACGCCCGACGGCGACTACCAGACCTACAAAGCCGAGAACGGCGCGTACGTCCGCGAGAACTTCTTCGGCCGCGACCCGCGCGCCCTCGAGCTCGTCAAGGACTACACCGACGAGCAGATCTGGGGCCTCAAGCGCGGTGGTCACGACTACCGCAAGGTGTTCGCCGCGTTCAAGGCGGCCAAGGAGCACAAGGGACAGCCCACGGTCATCCTGGCGAAGACGATCAAGGGCTACGGCCTCGGTCCGCACTTCGAGGGCCGCAACGCGACCCACCAGATGAAGAAGCTGACGCTCGACGACCTCAAGGCCTTCCGCGACGCGATGGACATCCCCGTCACCGACGCGCAGCTCGACGAGAACCCGTACCAGCCGCCGTACTACAACCCCGGCGAGCAGGACGAGACGATCAAGTACATGCTCGAGCGTCGCCGCTCGCTCGGCGGCTTCCTGCCCGAGCGTCGCACCACGCATGTCGGCCTCGAGCTGCCGGGCGACGCCGCCTACGCGCTGCCCAAGAAGGGCTCCGGCACGCAGGAGATCGCTACGACCATGGCGTTCGTGCGTCTCCTGAAGGACCTGCTGCGGGTCAAGGACTTCGGTCACCGCATCGTGCCGATCATCCCCGACGAGGCGCGCACGTTCGGCATGGACGCGTACTTCCCGACGGCGAAGATCTATAACCCCAAGGGTCAGCACTACACCTCGGTCGACCGCGAGCTGCTGCTCGCGTACAAGGAGAGCCCGCAGGGGCAGATCATCCACGTCGGCATCAACGAGGCAGGCGCCCTCGCGGCGTTCACCGCGGCCGGAACCTCGTACGCGACGCACGGCGAGCCGCTCATCCCGGTCTACGTCTTCTACTCGATGTTCGGCTTCCAGCGCACGGGCGACGCCCAGTGGGCCGCCGGCGACCAGATGGCGCGCGGTTTCATCATCGGCGCGACCGCCGGTCGCACCACGCTGACCGGTGAGGGCCTGCAGCACGCCGACGGCCACTCGCAGCTGTTGGCATCCACGAACCCGGCGACCGTGTCCTACGACCCGGCCTACGGGTACGAGATCTCGCACATCGTCCGCTCCGGTATCGAGCGCATGTACGGCGGCAACCACCCCGACCCCAACGTCATGTACTACATGACGGTCTACAACGAGCCGTACGTGCAGCCGGCCGAGCCCGAGAACGTGGACGTCGACGGCATCGTCCGTGGCATCCACCACATCTCCTCGGGCGAGGGCGACGGTCCCCGCACGCAGCTGCTCGCCTCCGGCGTCGGTGTGCCGTGGGCGTTCGAGGCCCAGCGCCTGCTGAAGGACGACTGGGGCGTCGTGGCCGACGTGTGGTCGGTCACCTCGTGGAGCGAGCTGCGCCGCGACGGTCTCGCCGCCGACGAGCACAACTTCCTGCACCCCGAGGCGGAGCCGCGCGTGGCCTACCTCACCGACAAGCTGAAGGAAGCCCAGGGCCCGGTCGTCGCGGTCAGCGACTGGATGCACGCCGTCCAGGACCAGATCCGTCAGTGGGTCCCGCAGAACTACTGGACGCTCGGCGCCGACGGCTTCGGCTTCTCGGACACCCGCGCAGCGGCCCGCCGCTTCTTCAAGATCGACGGCCCCTCGCTCGCGGTCCGCGCCCTGCAGGCGCTCGCGGAAGAGGGCAAGGTCGACCGCGCGGTCGTCGGACAGGCGATCGAGAAGTACCGCCTGCACGACGTCAACGCCGGCACCAGCGGCAACGCGGGTGGCGAGGCCTGA
- a CDS encoding DUF1345 domain-containing protein — protein sequence MTSSASAGFRTRPEHRWPVLIALGVGTGLYAVLPSDASGILRYVVVIAGVLCAIPMVVTNPARLTRETRVGRGFALAFTVVLLAANQVAFFLLVHQLLQGEGSGATTLLGAAQVWAINVIGYAVVYWEMDRGGPIARRRDARDELPPADFQFPQDSDRDAVSEVARRSSDIEDWAPGYVDYLYFSASNAMAFSPTDVMPLSTRAKMFMMVQAISGFVLLALVIARSVNILS from the coding sequence GTGACTTCCAGCGCATCCGCGGGCTTCCGGACCCGCCCTGAGCATCGCTGGCCGGTGCTCATCGCCCTCGGCGTCGGCACCGGGTTGTACGCGGTCCTCCCCAGCGACGCGTCGGGTATTCTGCGCTACGTCGTCGTGATCGCCGGCGTGCTCTGCGCGATCCCCATGGTGGTCACCAACCCCGCACGGTTGACGCGCGAGACGCGTGTCGGACGCGGTTTCGCGCTCGCGTTCACCGTCGTGCTCCTCGCCGCCAACCAGGTCGCCTTCTTCCTCCTCGTCCACCAGCTGCTTCAGGGCGAGGGGAGCGGAGCGACGACCCTGCTGGGTGCGGCGCAGGTGTGGGCGATCAACGTCATCGGCTACGCCGTCGTGTATTGGGAGATGGACCGGGGCGGCCCGATCGCCCGCCGCCGCGACGCCCGCGACGAGCTGCCGCCCGCCGACTTCCAGTTCCCGCAGGACTCCGACCGCGACGCCGTGAGCGAAGTCGCCCGGCGCTCGTCCGACATCGAGGACTGGGCCCCGGGGTACGTCGACTACCTGTACTTCTCGGCATCCAACGCGATGGCCTTCAGCCCCACCGACGTCATGCCGCTGAGCACGCGCGCGAAGATGTTCATGATGGTGCAGGCGATCTCGGGGTTCGTGCTGCTCGCACTCGTGATCGCGCGGAGCGTGAACATCCTGAGCTGA